Proteins from a genomic interval of Polaribacter sejongensis:
- a CDS encoding DMT family transporter, with the protein MKSSKAIFYMIFSVIAFSLMNTVVKYLNDFSAYQIVFFRSIGTLFFTVPLILKAKIPILGNNKKLLFIRGLAGVISLTTFFQALNYLAIGTAVSLRYTSPIFAAILALIFLKEKIKPVQWFLFLLSFAGVLIIKGFGVDVNSIGILFVLLSAISLGVIFVVIRKIGDTENPLVIINYFMVMAFVFGGIMSINNWKNPTSLEWLLLLSLGVFGYVGQIYMTKALQSHETNVIAPLKYLEVVFMIAIGAFWFGEIYNLWTILGVFLIMFGLIYNIYLRRKRS; encoded by the coding sequence ATGAAAAGCTCAAAGGCAATTTTTTATATGATTTTTAGTGTCATTGCATTTTCACTAATGAATACAGTTGTAAAATATTTAAATGATTTTAGTGCCTATCAAATTGTGTTTTTTAGATCTATTGGTACGTTGTTTTTTACAGTGCCATTAATTTTAAAAGCTAAGATTCCTATTCTGGGTAACAATAAAAAACTGTTGTTTATTAGAGGGCTTGCAGGAGTAATTTCCTTAACAACTTTTTTTCAGGCTTTAAATTATTTAGCAATTGGCACGGCAGTTTCATTAAGATATACTTCTCCTATTTTTGCTGCTATTTTAGCACTTATTTTCTTAAAAGAAAAAATAAAACCAGTTCAATGGTTTTTATTTTTATTATCATTTGCAGGAGTATTAATTATTAAAGGATTTGGTGTAGATGTAAATTCTATAGGAATACTTTTTGTTCTTTTATCCGCAATTTCTTTAGGTGTTATTTTTGTGGTAATTCGTAAAATAGGAGACACGGAAAACCCATTAGTAATTATCAATTATTTTATGGTAATGGCTTTTGTTTTTGGAGGTATTATGTCTATCAATAACTGGAAAAACCCTACTTCATTAGAATGGTTACTGTTATTAAGTTTAGGTGTTTTTGGCTATGTTGGCCAGATATATATGACCAAAGCATTGCAATCTCACGAAACAAATGTAATTGCTCCTTTAAAATATTTAGAAGTCGTTTTTATGATTGCTATAGGAGCTTTCTGGTTTGGAGAAATCTATAATTTATGGACAATATTAGGAGTCTTTTTAATTATGTTTGGGTTGATATATAATATCTATTTAAGGAGGAAAAGAAGTTAA
- a CDS encoding DNA/RNA non-specific endonuclease, with translation MKKKQILSIIAIIILVVVLGSEELLDAKKEKSIIENGKTLKSTSSQYFLPTSTTNQVVHHQNYSLSYSEKHEQAEWVAYELKASDLSSTNYKRPYFEIDNAVKTKAAHWRNYKKSGYDKGHLCPAADRRFTKAAHDETFLTSNISPQEHKFNAGVWNRLEQKVRYWAKKNDGVFVITGGVLENNLKTIGSESVSVPNQFYKVILDKTNGKIKMLAFLMPHIESKLPLYKFVVSVDEIEALTGIDFFAELDDTIEEELESSSSYKNWSF, from the coding sequence TTGAAGAAAAAACAAATACTATCCATCATAGCCATTATCATACTAGTAGTTGTTTTAGGTTCTGAAGAGCTTTTAGATGCTAAAAAAGAAAAAAGTATCATAGAAAACGGTAAAACACTAAAATCAACTAGCAGTCAATATTTTCTACCAACAAGTACCACTAATCAAGTGGTGCATCATCAAAATTATTCATTGTCCTATAGCGAGAAACATGAACAAGCAGAATGGGTTGCGTATGAGTTAAAAGCATCCGATTTAAGCAGTACAAATTACAAAAGACCTTATTTTGAAATAGACAATGCCGTAAAAACCAAAGCTGCACATTGGCGGAATTATAAAAAGTCTGGTTACGATAAAGGGCATTTATGTCCGGCAGCAGACAGACGTTTTACCAAAGCAGCGCACGATGAAACCTTTTTAACGAGTAATATTAGTCCGCAAGAACACAAATTTAACGCAGGCGTTTGGAATCGTTTAGAACAGAAAGTACGTTATTGGGCAAAGAAAAATGATGGTGTTTTTGTAATTACAGGTGGTGTTTTAGAAAACAATTTAAAAACGATTGGAAGTGAATCTGTTTCTGTTCCGAATCAGTTTTATAAAGTAATTTTAGACAAAACAAATGGTAAAATTAAAATGTTGGCTTTTTTAATGCCTCATATAGAATCAAAATTGCCTTTGTATAAATTTGTAGTTTCGGTAGATGAAATAGAAGCCTTAACTGGTATCGATTTCTTTGCTGAATTAGATGATACTATAGAAGAAGAATTAGAAAGTTCTAGCAGTTATAAGAACTGGAGTTTTTAA
- the ahcY gene encoding adenosylhomocysteinase: MSTKIAYVPNKVKDISLAAWGRKEILLAEAEMPGLMSLREEYKNEQPLKGARIAGCLHMTIQTAVLIETLQALGAEVTWSSCNIFSTQDQAAAAIAEAGTAVYAWKGLTEEEFDWCIEQTLFFGEDRKPLNMILDDGGDLTNMVLDRYPELAAGINGLSEETTTGVHRLYERVKAGTLPMPAINVNDSVTKSKFDNKYGCKESAVDAIRRATDIMLAGKRVTVCGYGDVGKGTAASFKGAGSIVTVTEIDPICALQAAMDGFEVKKLETVVGNSDIVITTTGNKDIIQGRHFEAMKDKVIVCNIGHFDNEIDMAWLNKNHGNTKDTIKPQVDKYNINGNDIILLAEGRLVNLGCATGHPSFVMSNSFTNQTLAQIELWKNADAYGNEVYMLPKYLDEKVAKLHLAKIGVELTELREEQASYIGVTVDGPYKPEHYRY, from the coding sequence ATGAGCACAAAAATAGCTTACGTACCAAACAAAGTTAAAGATATTTCTCTAGCAGCTTGGGGAAGAAAAGAAATTTTATTGGCAGAGGCAGAAATGCCAGGTTTAATGTCTTTAAGAGAAGAATACAAAAACGAGCAACCTTTAAAAGGAGCTAGAATTGCAGGTTGTTTACACATGACAATTCAAACAGCAGTTTTAATAGAAACTTTACAAGCTTTAGGTGCAGAAGTAACTTGGAGTTCTTGTAATATTTTTTCTACACAAGACCAAGCAGCAGCAGCAATTGCAGAAGCAGGTACAGCAGTTTATGCTTGGAAAGGTTTAACTGAAGAAGAATTTGACTGGTGTATAGAGCAAACTTTATTCTTTGGTGAAGATAGAAAACCATTAAACATGATTTTAGATGATGGTGGAGATTTAACGAACATGGTTTTGGATCGTTACCCAGAATTAGCTGCAGGAATCAACGGTTTATCAGAAGAAACTACAACGGGAGTTCACAGACTGTACGAAAGAGTAAAAGCGGGAACTTTACCAATGCCAGCAATTAACGTAAACGATTCTGTTACAAAGTCTAAATTTGATAACAAATATGGTTGTAAAGAATCTGCAGTAGATGCAATTCGTAGAGCAACAGATATTATGTTAGCAGGTAAAAGAGTAACTGTTTGTGGTTATGGAGATGTAGGTAAAGGTACAGCAGCATCATTTAAAGGAGCAGGTTCTATTGTAACTGTTACAGAAATCGATCCTATCTGTGCTTTACAAGCTGCAATGGACGGTTTTGAAGTTAAGAAATTAGAAACTGTTGTTGGTAATTCTGATATCGTTATTACAACTACAGGAAATAAAGATATTATTCAAGGTCGTCATTTCGAAGCAATGAAAGACAAGGTTATTGTATGTAACATTGGGCACTTTGATAATGAAATTGACATGGCTTGGTTAAACAAAAACCATGGTAATACAAAAGATACGATCAAACCTCAGGTTGATAAATACAACATCAACGGAAACGATATTATTTTATTAGCAGAAGGACGTTTAGTAAACTTAGGTTGTGCTACAGGTCACCCAAGTTTTGTAATGAGTAACTCATTTACAAACCAAACTTTAGCGCAAATTGAATTATGGAAAAACGCTGATGCTTACGGAAACGAAGTATACATGTTACCAAAATATCTAGATGAAAAAGTAGCAAAATTACACTTAGCAAAAATCGGTGTTGAATTAACTGAATTACGCGAAGAGCAAGCATCTTATATTGGTGTAACTGTAGACGGTCCTTATAAACCAGAACACTATAGATACTAG
- a CDS encoding 4'-phosphopantetheinyl transferase family protein, protein MALYKTLTISNTTKVFIWKIEETIAELKQGISLTESNEARLASMKSDIHQKGFLSIRHLLKEVGLTDADLIYDEHGKPNLTNGRFISITHSFGFTGIIFSYESEVGIDIEKQRDKILKIAHKFTPVEEYKTIANHDALISKLTIVWGGKESLYKIYGKKKLRFLENIYIDDFNFSDEKTTGEIRYDGEETSYTIEFLEFEGFTCVFAH, encoded by the coding sequence ATGGCTCTTTACAAAACATTAACTATCAGCAACACAACTAAAGTTTTCATATGGAAAATTGAAGAAACTATTGCCGAGTTAAAACAAGGAATCTCTTTAACAGAAAGCAATGAAGCTAGATTAGCCTCTATGAAATCTGATATCCATCAGAAAGGTTTTCTAAGCATTAGACATCTCTTAAAAGAAGTTGGATTAACTGATGCCGATTTAATTTATGACGAACACGGCAAGCCCAACTTAACTAATGGACGTTTTATTTCTATTACACATTCTTTTGGATTTACGGGTATTATTTTTTCTTATGAGTCTGAAGTGGGAATAGATATAGAAAAACAGCGTGATAAAATTTTAAAAATAGCCCATAAATTTACACCTGTAGAAGAATATAAAACCATTGCAAACCATGATGCTTTAATTAGTAAACTAACCATTGTTTGGGGAGGAAAAGAGAGTTTGTATAAAATCTATGGAAAGAAAAAACTTAGATTTTTAGAAAATATTTATATTGACGATTTTAATTTTTCTGATGAAAAGACAACTGGTGAAATTAGATATGACGGAGAAGAAACTTCTTATACTATAGAATTTTTAGAATTTGAAGGTTTTACGTGCGTGTTTGCACACTAA
- a CDS encoding DUF983 domain-containing protein — protein sequence MANVIDMLKCKCPNCKKGKMYSELGNLLMFRSPKMYTTCSECHFKFEKEPGFFFGAMFVTYALISAEMIAGMVLFKFILGFSYITVALLAITTIVLLSTFNLRISRSIWIYMFYSD from the coding sequence ATGGCAAATGTAATTGATATGTTAAAATGTAAATGTCCTAATTGTAAAAAAGGGAAAATGTATAGTGAATTAGGGAATCTACTTATGTTTAGGTCTCCTAAAATGTATACAACTTGTAGCGAGTGTCATTTTAAATTCGAGAAAGAACCAGGTTTCTTTTTTGGAGCTATGTTTGTAACTTATGCACTTATATCGGCAGAAATGATAGCGGGTATGGTTTTATTTAAGTTTATATTAGGTTTCTCTTATATAACTGTTGCGCTTTTAGCAATTACAACGATTGTATTATTAAGTACCTTTAATCTAAGAATTTCTAGGTCTATCTGGATTTATATGTTTTATAGTGATTAA
- a CDS encoding helix-turn-helix domain-containing protein, protein MKIPVLKIDQFQESESLNDLYINSFSNHIELNKKLIDKPHSHNFYLCVLFTEGFGKHEIDFNSYQVNPGKVFFLKPGQTHSWQFDTKPEGFIFFHSQEFYEIKFLDHTLHSFPFYYSNQNPPFLELSPLKMDVLKLKFEEVYAEYQQQNLLRELKIINLINSIYIDLTRAYTADVNLEKLVSPSYSMILENLENLIHENFYKEKLPKFYSDQLNITTKHLNRVVKKALNKTTSQLISERIILESKRLIIHSGNNLAAIAETLQFSDYAYFSRFFKSKTGFTPMDFRKKYTF, encoded by the coding sequence ATGAAAATACCTGTTTTAAAAATTGATCAATTTCAAGAATCCGAGTCGTTAAATGATCTGTATATAAATTCGTTCTCAAATCATATTGAGTTGAATAAGAAGTTAATTGACAAACCTCACAGTCATAATTTTTATTTATGTGTGCTTTTTACGGAAGGGTTTGGTAAACATGAAATTGATTTTAACTCTTATCAAGTAAACCCAGGCAAGGTTTTCTTTTTAAAACCGGGACAAACTCATTCTTGGCAGTTTGATACAAAACCAGAAGGTTTTATCTTTTTTCACTCTCAAGAATTTTACGAAATTAAGTTTTTAGATCATACCCTTCACTCGTTTCCTTTTTATTATTCGAATCAGAATCCGCCTTTCTTAGAATTGTCTCCATTAAAAATGGATGTATTAAAACTAAAGTTTGAAGAAGTCTATGCAGAATATCAACAACAAAACCTGTTAAGAGAGTTAAAAATAATAAACCTTATTAATAGTATTTACATAGATTTAACAAGGGCTTACACTGCAGATGTTAATTTAGAAAAACTCGTTTCTCCCAGTTATTCTATGATACTTGAAAATCTAGAAAACTTAATACATGAAAATTTTTATAAAGAGAAATTACCTAAATTTTATTCCGATCAATTAAACATCACCACCAAACACCTCAACAGGGTTGTAAAAAAAGCACTGAACAAAACTACAAGTCAATTAATTTCTGAAAGAATTATCTTAGAATCGAAAAGGTTAATTATTCATTCTGGAAATAATTTAGCTGCTATTGCAGAGACACTTCAATTTTCTGACTACGCTTATTTCTCAAGGTTCTTTAAATCTAAAACAGGCTTTACTCCTATGGATTTTAGAAAAAAATATACTTTCTAA
- a CDS encoding geranylgeranylglyceryl/heptaprenylglyceryl phosphate synthase, with product MNIYKNILSAKKEGKKLLAVLIDPEKIDLKNIASFFEKVHQSITTHIFVGGSTDKDNVTDTVVAAIKKTTHLPVILFPGDVSHISQKADGILFLSLLSGRNPEYLIEQQIRSVPFLINSSLEILPTGYILVDGQKETATQKVSNTKPIAQENIELILNTALAGELSGKKLIYLEAGSGAKIPVEANIITLVGENLNIPLIVGGGIRSKKQLENAFNAGADLVVIGTAFENDEAFFNQLKK from the coding sequence GTGAATATTTATAAGAACATTTTATCAGCAAAAAAAGAAGGCAAAAAATTATTAGCAGTTTTAATCGATCCAGAAAAGATTGATTTAAAAAACATCGCTTCTTTTTTTGAAAAAGTACATCAATCTATAACAACTCATATTTTTGTTGGTGGTAGTACAGATAAAGACAACGTAACGGATACAGTTGTTGCAGCAATTAAAAAAACAACGCATTTGCCTGTTATTCTTTTTCCGGGTGATGTTTCTCATATATCACAAAAAGCAGACGGAATTTTATTCTTAAGTTTACTTTCTGGCAGAAATCCGGAGTATTTAATTGAACAACAAATAAGAAGTGTGCCTTTTTTAATAAACTCCTCTTTAGAAATTTTGCCAACGGGTTATATTTTAGTTGATGGTCAAAAAGAAACCGCAACACAAAAAGTAAGCAATACAAAACCAATAGCACAAGAAAATATAGAACTGATTTTAAACACCGCTTTAGCTGGCGAATTATCTGGTAAAAAACTCATTTATTTAGAAGCAGGAAGTGGCGCCAAAATACCTGTGGAAGCAAATATTATCACTCTTGTGGGTGAGAATTTAAACATTCCTTTAATTGTTGGTGGCGGAATTCGTTCTAAAAAACAATTAGAAAATGCGTTTAATGCAGGTGCAGATTTAGTGGTTATTGGTACTGCTTTTGAAAATGATGAAGCGTTTTTTAATCAACTTAAAAAATAA
- the pnuC gene encoding nicotinamide riboside transporter PnuC, translating into MSEIIDFLFGQYETYSTIDISLEIIAIIFGFLSVWYSKKNKIWVFPTGMISTLIFVYLLYKWELLGDMMINAYYFIMSIYGWYIWTYKSDGENETPISTTTFKEKKQSILIFIATLIFVYGVYSYFDKWTSWTAYVDTFTTAIFFVGMWLMAKRKIENWIYWIVGDIISAPLYFYKGFTFTSFQYLIFTFIAISGYLAWKKNLNKTQLTS; encoded by the coding sequence ATGTCAGAAATTATCGATTTCCTTTTCGGACAATACGAAACCTATTCTACTATTGATATCTCTTTAGAAATTATTGCCATAATTTTCGGATTTTTATCGGTTTGGTACTCTAAAAAAAATAAAATTTGGGTCTTTCCAACTGGAATGATTAGCACACTTATTTTTGTGTACCTACTTTATAAATGGGAACTTTTAGGTGATATGATGATAAACGCATACTACTTTATTATGAGTATTTATGGCTGGTATATTTGGACTTATAAAAGTGATGGAGAAAATGAAACACCTATTTCGACCACAACCTTTAAAGAAAAAAAACAAAGTATTCTCATCTTTATAGCAACACTTATTTTTGTGTATGGCGTTTACAGCTATTTTGACAAATGGACAAGCTGGACCGCTTATGTTGATACTTTTACAACGGCAATTTTCTTTGTTGGTATGTGGTTAATGGCAAAACGAAAAATAGAAAATTGGATTTATTGGATTGTTGGAGACATTATTTCTGCTCCTTTGTATTTTTATAAAGGGTTTACTTTTACGAGTTTTCAATATTTAATATTTACTTTTATAGCGATATCTGGTTATTTAGCATGGAAAAAGAACTTAAACAAGACCCAATTAACATCGTAA
- a CDS encoding AAA family ATPase, which produces MEKELKQDPINIVKVVLFGPESSGKTTLSRHLARYYHTVWAPEFAREYLQEKWNNERKTCEKEDLLPIAIGQMKLENSLAKKADKILICDTDLLETKVYSEEFYGGFVDERLNEAASENQYDLYLLTYIDTPWEEDDLRDRPELRLEMFNAFKKSLIDNNRPYILLKGDKETRLRNATEVIDKIIANKNDLHSFSDSLQDVDMHFMHQNTGDFGTPFEY; this is translated from the coding sequence ATGGAAAAAGAACTTAAACAAGACCCAATTAACATCGTAAAAGTGGTGCTTTTTGGACCAGAATCTTCAGGAAAAACTACACTTTCTCGTCATTTAGCACGTTATTACCATACGGTTTGGGCACCAGAATTTGCACGTGAATATTTACAAGAAAAATGGAACAACGAGCGTAAAACGTGCGAAAAAGAAGATTTACTTCCTATTGCCATCGGACAAATGAAATTAGAAAATTCTTTAGCAAAAAAGGCTGATAAAATTTTAATTTGCGATACCGATTTACTAGAAACCAAAGTATACTCAGAAGAGTTTTATGGTGGTTTTGTTGATGAAAGACTAAACGAAGCGGCAAGCGAAAATCAATATGATTTATATCTGTTAACGTACATTGATACACCTTGGGAAGAAGATGATTTACGAGACAGACCAGAATTGCGTTTAGAAATGTTTAATGCATTCAAAAAATCTTTAATAGATAACAACAGACCCTATATTTTATTAAAAGGCGATAAAGAAACGCGCTTAAGAAATGCAACAGAAGTTATAGATAAAATAATTGCTAATAAAAACGACTTGCATTCTTTCTCTGATTCTTTACAAGATGTAGACATGCATTTTATGCATCAAAATACAGGTGATTTTGGCACTCCTTTTGAGTATTAA
- the arfB gene encoding alternative ribosome rescue aminoacyl-tRNA hydrolase ArfB: MDKENIVKELNFKGIRSSGAGGQHVNKTSSKIELTFDLENSLSLSDNEKDLLKTKLSSKLTKDNNLILFCEESRSQHRNKDLAIKRFLELLRVNLIRPKKRRPTKPSKSSVRKNAEKKKRTSVKKALRKKPGLD; the protein is encoded by the coding sequence ATGGACAAAGAAAACATAGTAAAAGAACTCAATTTTAAAGGTATTAGAAGCTCTGGAGCTGGTGGCCAGCATGTAAATAAAACGTCTTCTAAAATTGAATTAACTTTCGATTTAGAAAACTCACTGTCTCTTTCTGATAACGAAAAAGACCTCTTAAAAACCAAACTTTCTAGTAAGCTAACAAAAGACAACAACCTCATCTTATTTTGTGAAGAATCTCGCTCTCAGCACAGAAATAAAGATTTGGCTATCAAACGTTTTTTAGAATTATTACGTGTCAATTTAATTCGTCCGAAAAAAAGAAGACCTACAAAACCAAGTAAATCTTCTGTTCGAAAAAATGCTGAAAAGAAAAAGAGAACTTCTGTAAAAAAAGCATTGAGAAAAAAACCTGGGTTAGATTAA
- a CDS encoding phosphotransferase translates to MKYIDIHTDLKVIKEFLLEINFLKESEEILSVEKPGEGNMNVVLRVKTNQRSFIVKQSRPFVQKYQDIPAPEDRIDVEYQFYKAIESPAVTSHIPKIIAYDAKNYVLILEDLGNCEDMSFLYKNRVIETESIQLLVDILSNIHKSDISNTYPENKELRALNHQHIFVLPFVTDNGFSLDTIQDGLEKVSQTYKNDEKLKEQITLVGERYLSEGTTLLHGDYYPGSWMTKEDDVFVIDPEFSFKGFPEFDLGVMAAHMVMATGNKLLISTVKKAYTLKFDERLFLQITGIEIMRRLIGLAQLPLDRTLDEKKELLEIARLLIVD, encoded by the coding sequence ATGAAATATATTGATATACATACAGATTTAAAAGTCATCAAAGAATTTCTATTAGAAATCAATTTTTTAAAGGAGTCTGAAGAAATTTTATCCGTAGAAAAACCAGGAGAAGGAAATATGAATGTGGTGTTGCGTGTAAAAACCAATCAGCGTTCTTTTATTGTAAAGCAATCGCGTCCTTTTGTACAGAAATATCAAGATATTCCTGCGCCAGAAGATAGAATTGATGTAGAATATCAGTTTTATAAAGCGATTGAAAGTCCTGCTGTTACTTCTCATATTCCTAAAATTATTGCTTATGATGCAAAAAATTATGTATTGATTTTAGAAGATTTAGGGAATTGCGAAGACATGAGCTTTCTTTATAAAAACCGTGTTATTGAAACGGAATCAATTCAACTTTTGGTAGATATTCTTTCTAATATTCATAAAAGTGATATTTCTAATACGTATCCAGAAAACAAAGAATTACGTGCGTTAAATCATCAACATATATTTGTTTTACCTTTTGTTACAGATAATGGTTTTTCTTTAGATACGATTCAAGATGGATTAGAAAAAGTTTCTCAAACTTATAAAAATGATGAAAAATTAAAAGAGCAAATCACTTTAGTTGGAGAGCGTTATTTATCCGAAGGAACAACTTTACTACATGGAGATTATTATCCTGGTAGTTGGATGACCAAAGAAGATGATGTATTTGTAATTGATCCAGAATTTAGTTTTAAAGGTTTTCCAGAATTCGATTTGGGAGTTATGGCAGCACATATGGTGATGGCAACTGGAAATAAGCTATTAATTTCTACCGTAAAAAAAGCATATACATTAAAGTTTGATGAACGTCTTTTCTTGCAAATAACAGGAATTGAAATTATGAGAAGGTTAATTGGTTTAGCCCAACTTCCGTTGGATAGAACTTTAGATGAAAAGAAAGAATTGCTAGAAATAGCGAGATTATTAATTGTTGATTAA
- a CDS encoding nucleoside hydrolase — MKTIYTFILFLLVSAFAEAQQKPIHLIIDADTANEVDDLFALVRAIDEPALHLLGITSAQFHTSPQATDNTVGESQAINEQIIKVMNRPEIKLPLGSNVPLASMTTPSPSEASKFIIEKAHEMKDNEKLDLVILGSCTNVASAILEDPSIISKIRVNYLGFWHTVKTNTYNKKEFNSRNDPFAVDVLLNTVDLEFNVMTATTSQHLVFKKKTIDKQLKGKGGIKDILVNRWDTYNRWWTKKDPKKKKWVMWDVALIEALINPEYATITPLQTPKENTKRTIGVYTDLDKKAMEKAFWKHLNKF; from the coding sequence ATGAAAACGATATACACATTTATATTATTCTTGCTGGTTTCTGCCTTTGCAGAAGCACAACAAAAACCGATACATTTAATTATAGATGCAGACACCGCAAATGAAGTGGATGATCTTTTTGCGTTGGTACGTGCTATAGATGAACCTGCACTTCATCTTTTAGGTATTACTTCTGCACAGTTTCATACATCGCCACAAGCAACTGATAATACGGTTGGTGAAAGTCAGGCTATTAATGAGCAAATCATTAAAGTGATGAACCGCCCAGAGATTAAATTGCCTTTAGGTAGTAATGTTCCGTTAGCGTCTATGACAACACCTTCTCCTTCGGAAGCTTCTAAATTTATTATTGAGAAAGCTCACGAAATGAAAGATAACGAAAAATTAGATTTGGTTATTTTGGGTTCTTGTACCAACGTTGCTTCGGCAATTTTAGAGGATCCTTCTATCATTTCTAAAATCCGAGTAAATTATCTTGGTTTTTGGCACACGGTAAAAACGAATACGTATAACAAAAAAGAGTTCAATTCTCGTAATGATCCTTTTGCAGTGGATGTACTTTTAAATACGGTAGATTTAGAGTTTAATGTAATGACGGCAACTACTTCTCAGCATTTAGTGTTTAAGAAAAAAACGATAGATAAGCAGTTAAAAGGAAAAGGCGGCATTAAAGATATTTTAGTAAATCGTTGGGATACGTATAACCGTTGGTGGACTAAAAAAGATCCTAAAAAGAAAAAATGGGTAATGTGGGACGTTGCTCTTATTGAGGCTTTAATAAACCCAGAATACGCAACGATAACGCCTTTACAAACGCCAAAAGAAAACACAAAACGAACTATTGGTGTGTACACAGATTTAGATAAAAAAGCAATGGAAAAAGCATTTTGGAAACACCTTAACAAGTTCTAA